DNA from Thioalbus denitrificans:
GGGCTCGCGCCCGGGCCGGTCACGGCGAGCCGGGGCACGGTGGTGGTGCCCGACGCGGAACTGGACACGGTGCTGGAGCGGGAATTCGACATGCTGGTCCTGCCCGGCGGGCTGCCGGGTGCGGATCACCTGGACCGCGATCCGCGGGTGCGGGAGCTGGTGGGACGGATGGCCGAGAGCGGACGCTATACCGCCGCCATCTGCGCCGCGCCCAAGGTGCTGGCCAGCGCGGGGCTGCTGTCCGGCCGCCGCGCCACCGCCTTCCCCGGGGTGCTGGAGCGGCTCGACCTGCCCGACGTGGCGCTCGAGGCGGCCGCAGTGGTGGTGGACGGGAAGGTGGTCACCTCCCGGGGGCCCGGCACCGCCATGGACTTCGCCCTCGCCCTCATTGAGCTGCTCGCCGATCGCGCCACCCGCGAGCAGGTGGAGGCGGCGTTGCAGAGGCCATAGGGCAGTTGCCAGTGACCAGTGATTGTGTGGCCGAAGCCCTCTACTGGCTACCGGAAACTGGCAACTGATCACTTGCTCACTTACAGCCGGACTTCGATGCCGCGCTCGGCCATGCGGCGCTTGGCCTCTTCGATGGTGTGCTCGGCGAAGTGGAAGATGCTGGCGGCGAGCACGGCGTCGGCCTTGCCCTCCAGCACGCCCTCGGCCAGGTGATCCAGGTTGCCCACGCCGCCGGAGGCGATGACC
Protein-coding regions in this window:
- a CDS encoding DJ-1 family glyoxalase III; amino-acid sequence: MPSVLIPLAPGFEEIEAVTVVDLLRRAAIEVVTAGLAPGPVTASRGTVVVPDAELDTVLEREFDMLVLPGGLPGADHLDRDPRVRELVGRMAESGRYTAAICAAPKVLASAGLLSGRRATAFPGVLERLDLPDVALEAAAVVVDGKVVTSRGPGTAMDFALALIELLADRATREQVEAALQRP